A part of Cloacibacillus sp. genomic DNA contains:
- a CDS encoding radical SAM protein codes for MVNVRHVKVKNLLSPTKLGADFVINPYVGCPHGCHYCYAACITRERGGRAEPWGTFLDVKHPAVPFDPAKIFHKEILLSSMTDAYNPYEERAQATRAILQSLLPAQPDITIITKSALVTRDIDLFKEFPRVKVLISFSSLDDGFRRKMEPHASSPQKKLAVLAALKEAGIGTGVMAAPIFPGITDCAALIEAAAPHVSEMNFDTLNLRNQNRENILNLINALRPELTGLYDKIYRQGRKDYWQTLRGEIKDNCRRFGVRASVFF; via the coding sequence ATGGTGAATGTGAGGCACGTAAAAGTAAAAAACCTGCTGTCGCCGACCAAGCTCGGCGCGGATTTCGTGATAAACCCGTATGTCGGATGCCCACACGGCTGCCATTACTGCTACGCCGCCTGCATCACGCGGGAGCGCGGCGGACGCGCCGAACCGTGGGGTACGTTCCTTGACGTGAAGCACCCAGCCGTGCCGTTCGATCCCGCGAAGATATTCCATAAAGAGATACTCCTAAGTTCAATGACCGACGCTTACAATCCCTACGAGGAACGCGCGCAGGCGACGCGCGCCATCCTCCAATCACTGCTGCCGGCGCAGCCCGATATCACGATCATCACCAAATCGGCGCTCGTGACACGTGACATCGACCTTTTCAAAGAATTTCCTCGCGTAAAGGTCCTCATCTCCTTCAGTTCGCTCGACGACGGATTCCGGCGCAAGATGGAGCCCCACGCGTCGAGCCCGCAAAAAAAGCTCGCCGTGCTCGCAGCGCTGAAAGAAGCAGGTATCGGCACCGGCGTGATGGCGGCCCCCATATTCCCCGGGATAACGGACTGCGCCGCGCTGATAGAGGCCGCCGCTCCTCATGTATCGGAGATGAACTTCGATACGCTGAACCTGCGCAATCAAAACAGAGAGAACATCCTCAACCTCATAAACGCACTGCGCCCCGAACTGACAGGCCTCTACGACAAAATCTACCGCCAAGGACGGAAGGATTACTGGCAGACGCTGCGCGGAGAAATAAAGGACAACTGCCGCCGCTTCGGCGTTAGGGCCTCGGTGTTTTTTTAG
- a CDS encoding phosphatase PAP2 family protein, which produces MQNFDFAVLDFIQNHLRSGAGDFLMPFISRLGDKGFIWIAAALLLVLFPRTRRLGVAVATALAIEIFLCNGLIKPLAARIRPYDINTGIQMLVARPADYSFPSGHTAASFAAASALYFRRSGWWIPAGLLAALIALSRLYLYVHFPTDVLGGAALGILSGWLGERLTSLAAGRKNKIL; this is translated from the coding sequence TTGCAGAATTTTGACTTTGCCGTTTTAGATTTCATCCAAAACCATCTGCGCTCTGGGGCGGGAGATTTTCTGATGCCGTTTATCTCCCGTCTGGGGGACAAGGGCTTCATATGGATCGCCGCGGCGCTGCTCCTGGTTTTATTCCCCCGGACACGACGGCTGGGCGTCGCGGTGGCCACCGCGCTGGCGATTGAGATATTTCTCTGCAACGGCCTGATAAAGCCCTTAGCAGCGCGGATTCGTCCATACGACATCAACACCGGCATCCAGATGCTGGTGGCGCGGCCAGCGGATTATTCGTTTCCCTCCGGCCACACTGCGGCCTCTTTCGCCGCCGCGTCTGCCCTATATTTCCGCCGCAGCGGATGGTGGATCCCCGCGGGACTGCTGGCGGCGCTGATCGCCCTCTCCCGGCTCTATCTCTATGTACACTTCCCGACCGACGTCCTCGGCGGCGCGGCGCTGGGCATCCTCAGCGGCTGGCTGGGAGAACGGCTTACGAGCCTTGCCGCCGGCAGAAAGAACAAGATACTGTAA
- a CDS encoding homoserine dehydrogenase gives MEKKTIKICMAGFGNVGVRFTRLLLEKERELRDDYGCRVLVTGVCTRSKGTMMNPRGLDLGGLLIMNGELGRFEPEHPDFVSGCDTHAMIAAAEADLFIELSTLSIGDGEPATSYIKEAFARGMDVITANKGPEAWSFNELKELAETSGRKFLYETIVMDGAPIFNMARAGLRGNRIIALRGILNSTTNFILGEIEKGGNFADAVAEAQRLQFAEADPSMDVDGWDGAAKICALANILMDARHTPKDVKVKSLAGITTADVKAAETEGCRIKYICGAERGDDGAVRLFVEPRRLPLSDPMCSVNGRSSALIFYTDLAGEIMLTERDPDILQTAYGVYSDLLTLIAER, from the coding sequence ATGGAAAAAAAGACGATAAAGATATGTATGGCGGGGTTTGGCAACGTTGGGGTACGTTTTACGCGGCTTCTGCTGGAAAAGGAGCGCGAGCTGCGCGACGATTACGGCTGCCGGGTGCTGGTCACCGGCGTCTGTACGCGCAGCAAGGGTACGATGATGAACCCGCGGGGCCTCGATCTTGGCGGCCTTCTAATCATGAACGGCGAACTGGGGCGATTTGAGCCCGAACATCCCGATTTTGTCTCCGGCTGCGACACCCACGCGATGATCGCCGCCGCTGAGGCGGATCTTTTTATAGAGCTCAGCACCCTTTCGATCGGCGACGGGGAGCCGGCCACGAGCTACATCAAAGAGGCCTTTGCCCGGGGAATGGACGTCATCACCGCTAACAAGGGGCCCGAGGCCTGGTCCTTCAATGAGCTGAAAGAGCTCGCCGAGACATCGGGAAGGAAATTCCTCTACGAGACGATCGTAATGGATGGCGCCCCGATCTTCAATATGGCGCGCGCCGGACTGCGCGGCAACCGGATCATCGCTCTGCGCGGCATACTGAACTCCACTACGAACTTTATCCTCGGCGAAATTGAGAAGGGCGGCAACTTCGCGGATGCCGTCGCCGAGGCGCAGCGTCTGCAGTTTGCCGAGGCGGACCCTTCGATGGATGTCGACGGCTGGGACGGCGCGGCGAAAATATGCGCGCTCGCGAATATCCTTATGGACGCGCGTCATACGCCGAAGGATGTGAAGGTCAAAAGTCTGGCAGGAATAACCACCGCTGATGTGAAGGCCGCCGAGACGGAGGGCTGCCGCATCAAATATATCTGCGGCGCGGAACGGGGCGACGACGGCGCCGTGCGGCTCTTCGTGGAACCGCGGCGGTTACCTCTCTCCGACCCCATGTGCTCGGTCAACGGCCGCTCTTCGGCGCTTATCTTCTATACCGACCTGGCGGGAGAGATAATGCTGACCGAGCGCGATCCCGATATCCTGCAGACCGCCTATGGAGTCTACAGCGACCTGCTGACGCTGATTGCGGAGAGATAA